The following coding sequences lie in one Chelonoidis abingdonii isolate Lonesome George chromosome 6, CheloAbing_2.0, whole genome shotgun sequence genomic window:
- the TICAM2 gene encoding TIR domain-containing adapter molecule 2 encodes MGNTNSKRNPPPLPNNTEKGTNVTAGQRDFKQNHELCGLSLEIERISTKVSEIHSSDEDPEDVFYKFVILHAQNDAAEASRLQHLLQNKFCIKPGIIFAEMPSGRHFFQNLNDAVNRSAWTIILLTEHFLSEAWCEFQSYASLMNALNTQHKYNSVIPLRPLNNPLPREKTPCVLQAINALEEDSPGFAKQVEKIFQESTYRQQQAIWKKERTNATH; translated from the coding sequence ATGGGAAACACTAACTCCAAAAGAAATCCTCCCCCTCTACCAAACAACACAGAGAAGGGTACCAATGTGACTGCAGGTCAGAGAGACTTCAAGCAAAATCATGAATTGTGTGGCCTGTCTCTTGAGATAGAAAGGATCTCTACAAAAGTTTCAGAAATTCACAGCAGTGATGAGGATCCTGAGGATGTGTTTTACAAGTTTGTGATTCTGCATGCTCAGAATGATGCAGCTGAAGCCAGCAGACTCCAGCATCTGCTACAAAATAAATTTTGTATTAAACCTGGAATAATCTTTGCTGAAATGCCTAGTGGTAGACATTTCTTCCAAAACTTAAATGATGCTGTGAATAGGTCAGCATGGACTATTATTCTCTTGACAGAACATTTCTTGAGTGAGGCTTGGTGTGAGTTCCAGTCTTATGCCTCCCTGATGAACGCTCTTAACACACAGCATAAATATAACTCTGTTATACCACTGAGGCCACTGAATAATCCACTTCCAAGGGAGAAGACTCCTTGTGTCCTACAAGCCATTAATGCACTGGAAGAAGATAGTCCTGGCTTTGCTAAACAAGTGGAGAAGATTTTCCAGGAGTCGACATACAGGCAACAGCAAGCAAtatggaagaaagaaagaacaaatgcgACACACTAG